The Montipora capricornis isolate CH-2021 chromosome 3, ASM3666992v2, whole genome shotgun sequence genome includes the window CACCAAGATTAAAACTTGGCCGCTCAGGAACACCAGCTGGGCTGGCGGCTCCAGGGGACTTCAGTTTACTAATGCCCTCATCGGCAAAACGAACATACATTACCTCTGAGCACCCAGCAGGAATGGTATTATTTATGGCATTTATAGCGGTTTCAGCTTCAGATTTCAGGTCATAAAGAATAAACCCAACACCCTTCGAGCACCCTGACATTGGCTCTGTGAGTACCTTGCTATTAATAATGTTACCATAAGGTTTAAAGAGTTCCCTGAGTTCCTCAGATGTCCATGATCTTGGGATATTACGTATATACAAGTTTGCTCCCTTACTCCTTTCCCCTCCTTTCCTTGACAAAGCCACCTTAATGAACTTGTTTTCAAGTTGGTGACCATTAAGGGTATCAATAGCCAACTGAGCATGCTCAGGCGTAAAATAATCCACGAACCCAAAACCATAGCTGTATCCAGTTGACTTGTGTCGACAAATTTTGCATGATTTGGTTGGGCCAATCGACTGAAAGAGAGCCCTGAAGTCTGCATCACTCAAACTCTGTGGCAAGTAGTTGATTATCAAGTTGGTGTTGTTTTCAGTCGCATCACTATGAGGGACTCCTGCTTCTGCCATAGTAGAAATAAATTTTAAGCAAGGGATACAAATATTTTGGTTTCCTTGGCCTGCTAGAGGTGCCTTAGGAAAGCTGCACAAAAAGGATTTCTGGGACGTTTGGCTTTACTTTATTAAAttctgaataaaaaaaaaaggaaaagcaaatAAGATCTAACACAATACACTGCTGAAAAAACTGCAAAACTTCACCAACACCTGTGATGGTAAACAACCaccttgcaaaaacaaaagcaaaggcTTACTGCgcttttcaataacatgcggactctacaattcaaagctcaatcgacaaatgcgttttttgttaccgtcaatcaaatgttcggtggctcctcccagcttccgactatgttgactgaactgggctcaacgatgtgatttgattactgcacgctcgacagtagtcggaagcttcggagccgccgaacatttgattgacggtagcgaaaaacgcatttatCGGTTGAccgtttgaatttaagagttcggatgttattgaaaggcgcagtaaccAGTATTTACACAAGCACCGGTACATGACTGTGTCGAGATGTCAAGCAGCCGGacaaacttttgaaaatacTCAGCATCTGGCAGTTCGATTACTTCTCTATTTTGTGCCAATGTTCATGATATAAATTATCCTATTATTACAATGCTATCTTTGTTTGGACCTTGAAGAAgttgtcaataggccatttccgagttgatgtcTGTCTCCTCTTTAAAGGGAGTCTAactgcaaagtttttgtgatggtaattcattctactttaaatatgaatgaaaacttatttacttaagaaaaacttcgcacttagactcgctttgaagtggaggcagacatgaactcggaaatggcctattacagaCGTCAACCTGTTGAATCCATTTCTGTGACTGCTCAAGGCACTCTGTGCACATCTCGTCATCATCACTCACTTCAATAACCACTCCATCAACGATTTGAGCTATTGGCTtccaattttaaacaagtttatctgatatacatgtaggtacttgtcacaataattattgaatgcTACAGGGAACAGTTTTAAAACAAggttaaatactgtttatcatcACTATTTCAAAGAGGTACTTTTTAAACATGCCAGGCAATTAGTGATTTGAAAACCATGGCCACTTGCTGGTCATTTAGACACTTCCTAAAGTAAATTGgcatttttcactttcttcaatCAACCAATAAAGACCTTTATTTATAATTATGTCTAGGCATTCTAGTACCTTATGGCATTTACTTGGGAAACATTCAGGCTAGACCACAACACTGGAGGAACTGCTTGCCCTGTTGTTAtggaatagtgtgtgggatctttaacgtgcCGCAGTTTCTGGACGACGATTGTAACAAGGGGCCCACAGTTTATAGttcttatccaagaagacttgaaagtctaaccatttgtggataTTATAGAAATTAAAAAGCCAGCACTTTCTCCACCCTGCCAGCAGATCTTTTCTTTACTgaatacaaaagaaaggactctgcagaaatcgtgtctaGTCTTTACTgagtatagaccactttcataaatggcgcccacttttacattcttttgtatttacgGCAATTACATTGTAGACCTActaccctcattttgaaacacatattcttttgaaaatttctcgtcgtagcgaggcaagaAAGActcattagcattaaaacaaaagaacattttatttggccgccattatgaaagaggtctatgtgCAAGCCATttcttggagacagtttcaaacccaggccaagtcccGATCGCACTCCTCCTTGATTTTGGTACTGAAGGCTAGATTTTGACCTTCCCCTTGTGATGTGTGGGCTGCCTAAACCAGTTTGACcagagtgactagcccagaaacttgagCTGCAGCaacttaaaagacttgacacaatttctgcagagcctctcttgcTCGCCCTCTTTGCGCCAGTTTTGGAGACGCTCTGTCAAAAGGTGTACTTTCTCctcaaaaaattattattttaagaccctaagTGTTGGCCCGGCAGGAGTCAAACTCGCAACATCCCCCTTGCTATTCTGATGCTCAACCAAGTACTGAGCTAGCTTCCTTAGGGCTTTGTCACACGTTTCTCCCCCACAAAGGTCTGCTGAAATGAGAAACAcattccttttcctttgttcatttGGATCAGCTGGAGATCACATGGACATTTTGTAAGTTACAGCATCATTTATGTTGCTTTGTAACAATATATCAACAGTTCCAACTCCTTGCTTCAGGTGTGGAAGAAACTCCAAAAAAGTTGTCAGAAACgacttttttttgttattgtttttttttttgtagttttccAGTAATTCCTGAGTGCTAGTGTTTGAGAAACGTTCAGCAGATGAAGCAGACTTAATTGAATGTGCTTGTTTGTATGCATCTACATACAAATGTTACAAGCAATTGATTGGTTTTgagaaaagttaaaacaaaggAGGAGATAAAGGAATACTGTAAAAGTCCATGTATAAGCTGCACCCATACATAAGTCGCACCCCCAATTTGGAAGCtcgaattttgaaaaacaaggaCAAGCAAGTACAGTTTCAAAACACTGACACAGTGATTGTTATTACCTTTCACATCAATTAAGTCTTCAGATAGCAAAATTTCACATGTCATACCTTTGAgtttacaacaaaaaaacttAAGATGCTCTCTCGATGCAATTATTTTCTACAAGAATATTAGAAGGCGATTGAAACAATACACACACGTGCTTCATAGCCAAGCTTTGAAATGTGGAGAGGAGTCTGGGCATCAATGAAACAGCCGGCCATTTCTTGTGAGGACTCCCGAATATCTGGGTATTTTCCCACAGGTAGCAAACAGCTTTGTGGAGGAATGAGATTGCCTGTAGATTGGTGTTCAGTTGTTCAAGTAAAGTGAAAATGAATCACTTGCTCCTTCAGGAGCCATCGCTCATGTTTTTTCAGTGTAATCTTGAAAAGTTTTTAAGAATCTTAATTAGGCCTTAGAAAACTCCAACCTCAGAtgtttccgtagataagccgtGCCCCCGATTTTTtacttgaattttgagaaaaaaggtgcggctcATACGTGGACTTAGAAAGAAAGgagaaaggagaagaagaaagCAGCAGTCAGAACAAAACAGTTACGCCAAGGTACCACTGACAAGGACACCAATATTGTAAACATTATCTCCTCGATTAAACGTTCAACAGTGCAGCAATGATCTGCagcaaaattattgaaattcaaacgATATCCTACCACTTCTGCAATGTACTTTTAATTTTAACAcataaaatgacaaaaactaTGGAGAAGGTAGTCTTGGACTGTTTATTGGCCTCTCAAAAGTTTCTCAAGGTTCAAAGTACACTTCCAGGATTTGGAAGTGTGCTGTGATTGGTCTACAGAAAAAGTCCGTCGTTTCAGCTGGCGTTCGTGGGCAAGGAATTCGAGACAACGCCTTAAAGACATCTCTGGGAGTCGAGTACTGAGCCAGGGGGTTGACGGTTTTTTATTAGGATAAGACGCAAATATTAAGCTAAGAGAAGTGAAACCTAATTCTTTGCTTTGGTGAGCTGATAAGGGTCTACCCTGAATGAAGAGGTTGTcgtttttatttcgtttgtaaACCCTCATTTCATTCCCAGTGCACCCCTTAAGTTTCATTAGGCTTCTGCAGCAGCCATAATTGTTTGGGAGTGAAAATTACGCATTTCAAacgagttttaaaaaacccttGAGGCTGAAAACAACTTTAAATTACATATTATTGTTACAAGACACCTTACCTTTCTTTCAAATGCTTTTCGTTGGTCAAAAGTCAACCAATTGTTAGGGCTTTTCACGACACAcatgggaaaaaacaaaatggcgtaCAACTGCGACCTATTATTTCCCAGATGCCTTAGCGATAATTAGGTGCGAAAAGACCCCTGGGATAGTAAACAATGAAGGTTTCTCCTAAACGTTAAACGTTTGTGGAGATGCGTGAATATTTGATCTTTGCGGCGAATTTCAGACTATGGGCTCCACAATAACATATTTGGGCTCTTCGGCAGGTGGAAAAAGGAAATATTCTGAGTGCGAATGTTGTGACAATGAGGATAGGACGGACGAGGACGCAGTGGTTGATGTCGTCAAGAGGTACTGTAAGCTCGAGTGACTCTTCAAAGGACTAAAAGGCTTCTGCTTAGAGAATTTTTCAAATCGAGAGTCATTGAAAGCTTTAATTTCCCCAAACCTTATGTTTCGCTGCTTTATTAATGCATCGGAGGAGTATGGGATCCTGCTTTCGTCTTACATGTTTATTGTTCGTTTTTGTTAGGAAGAGGTTAAAGAACACTTGTGACTACATTTATCAGACACTCTTTCTGGATGGCGAGGGGAGTGATGTAACAATACATGCACTTGGTAAGTGTCATGGCATTTGATTTCTGTTCTTCACGCTAGGGTTAGATGAGAACTCGCCAAGTGTCTGAAAGTTACAGATGTGACGAATTTAATAATTGGTTTCTTATAAAGGTAATTAAGGGTGATGAATAGACTATCATTTTCACTTGCTCCAGTGGtaattacattaattttattctctttggTTGTTTATtgtattaataacaataataagacTTCAGACCAATAACTTGTCTTAACACCACATACAGGTTAATTGCATCTGTTATAAATGTTGAACTTGTTAAATTGGAATCTACAGTATTGCTCTAAAGTAAGttgggcaagatttccgcacaggtccctacttcattatgcatacactcctttgtttcaagaaaacaatagcgataacaataggcgtcctttgggactgtggcgctttgttctttctttttagaggttttttttctaagtcaatatggacttaaaaaaagtcggtcgaacttctgtctgaaatacggaaaatcgaacagtttttcctgcaatttcggcacttttcctgcaattttaccaatttttcagttttagaataagcgtaacaagtggagtttcaagaaatcgttgtaatagggttcagattcgcaaacataacaaacaaaccaaataaaagtactgtcataagaaatttaatggctacctgctcttttcatcgtgaaattgttcttcctgtctgcttaaaaattcgccgagaaactgcaaagtgtatatttttttcctttcctgtatttaggatcacgaacggtgcatttagagggattttgcgatttatcgctctttgtagagatcggcaatatgctcaatgatacttccaagtaaatagctttggtagagatccatggatgttcccgtacgaggcatacttcgtttcactccccatcatgtcttttcaatgccctgctgtgggctcatTTGTCTgcgtcgacgaagtttaggcgatggttaactgcggtgagatgatgttagcccttgtcttgtaggcagttgtaaactttccggccacaggtagctagggctaatattttttcaaggaaagtttacggtcagaaaattaatatgtgttctggcggattgaaggctatccattgcagttttttcttgagcatcgcgaaacagatccatctcccgatgcagcactttgtctttgccaactgactgcgttttcacacaggttttggacacggaagacgaaagtaaattgttttctttgcaccactctatgcacaactctggaaaggctataaagcagggacaatttccaaatgatcaaatctcccattgctgtgacccttttacttcggtagccatcttgattattacgaagacacaagtttgcttcaaaagaagggaaatatgaaacgattttaattgcaatgaactcgtgcatgaaagtttcccatgaaagatgcaccaatcagactttaagcttggtatactcttccacgcagtgaacttataagtgtgccgcacgcacggggcatgaaggaaaagcaggtcacagttcacagcaatactggaaaacctaaaactatcacatggactaaccttaagcctaaacagtgcctttagtcgtaattagggttacggttagcattattaaagggatgggttgtttcaagagtagtaaaacag containing:
- the LOC138042873 gene encoding ELAV-like protein 1-B, giving the protein MAEAGVPHSDATENNTNLIINYLPQSLSDADFRALFQSIGPTKSCKICRHKSTGYSYGFGFVDYFTPEHAQLAIDTLNGHQLENKFIKVALSRKGGERSKGANLYIRNIPRSWTSEELRELFKPYGNIINSKVLTEPMSGCSKGVGFILYDLKSEAETAINAINNTIPAGCSEVMYVRFADEGISKLKSPGAASPAGVPERPSFNLGEQQYHQGAIGPMGQALMNRRANRFNPMFGGPQIPPPSGFNQMSSETSGGYTLFVYNIGASATQASVYKLFAPYGEVTKVNVMWDYEKGQSKGFCFVTMAALQQAQDAIRALNGYTYDTYPLQVKLKTPKMTYS